A window of the Planococcus citri chromosome 4, ihPlaCitr1.1, whole genome shotgun sequence genome harbors these coding sequences:
- the LOC135842873 gene encoding uncharacterized protein LOC135842873 isoform X1: MLFNCIKTIFDYSSRSRLQMKMSIQYAVLLVLFLVFRLGVNGAVAVGNRINDGLITEQGMSEQADIQLEKELEVNTTEKWEMAEADTDTEQRKKDTMAEIQKRQVELVEREQKVAQRENKVAEREAEVEQKENHIPDMKAVAEKWEVIQEILDGNFIHLSKKEIKRLRLEEKSMSDLNQFRKMVSEKPERFKIMWIHFPPFNPLLAGVSPKYLHPVIVVDFFEYVEIDRNNATHVRYNAKVIFCSSKNDVPSHITLIFRLKLKKLTYCFDQSIEIDSRRLTSCDSFKSYKLWPCIENGLYKRYKYNKTLNLGQ, translated from the exons ATGTTATTTAACTGcattaaaaccatttttgattATTCTTCACGTTCACGTTTACAAATGAAAATGTCTATACAATATGCGGTATTATTGGTTTTATTCTTGGTTTTCCGCCTAGGAGTAAATG GTGCCGTAGCAGTAGGCAATAGAATAAATGATGGATTAATAACAGAACAGGGAATGTCAGAGCAGGCGGATATTCAGTTGGAAAAAGAGCTTGAAG tAAATACCACAGAAAAATGGGAAATGGCTGAAGCGGACACCGACACGGAACAGAGAAAAAAAGACACAATGGCCGAAATCCAAAAACGCCAAGTAGAGCTGGTAGAAAGGGAGCAGAAAGTAGCACAGAGAGAGAACAAGGTGGCAGAGAGAGAAGCCGAGGTAGAGCAAAAGGAAAATCATATACCTGATATGAAGGCCGTAGCTGAGAAATGGGAGGTGATACAAGAAATATTGGATG gtaatttcattcatttatcgAAGAAAGAAATTAAAAGATTAAGGTTGGAAGAAAAGAGTATGAGTGACCTAAacc aaTTTAGAAAGATGGTTTCAGAAAAACCCGAGAGATTCAAGATTATGTGGATCCACTTTCCACCATTCAACCCCCTTTTGGCCGGAGTTTCGCCCAAGTATTTACATCCAGTAATAGtcgttgattttttcgaatacgTGGAAATAGATCGAAACAATGCAACTCATGTTCGATACAACGCCAAGGTGATTTTTTGCAGTTCCAAAAACGACGTCCCGAGCCACATAACTTTAATATTCCggctgaagttgaaaaaactcaccTATTGTTTTGATCAGTCGATCGAAATCGACTCTAGACGACTGACATCTTGCGATTCTTTCAAAAGTTACAAGTTATGGCCTTGTATTGAAAATGGATTATACAAGCGTTACAAATACAACAAAACTTTAAATTTAGGACAGTAG
- the LOC135842873 gene encoding bone marrow stromal antigen 2-like isoform X2, with the protein MLFNCIKTIFDYSSRSRLQMKMSIQYAVLLVLFLVFRLGVNGAVAVGNRINDGLITEQGMSEQADIQLEKELEVNTTEKWEMAEADTDTEQRKKDTMAEIQKRQVELVEREQKVAQRENKVAEREAEVEQKENHIPDMKAVAEKWEVIQEILDGNFIHLSKKEIKRLRLEEKSMSDLNRRI; encoded by the exons ATGTTATTTAACTGcattaaaaccatttttgattATTCTTCACGTTCACGTTTACAAATGAAAATGTCTATACAATATGCGGTATTATTGGTTTTATTCTTGGTTTTCCGCCTAGGAGTAAATG GTGCCGTAGCAGTAGGCAATAGAATAAATGATGGATTAATAACAGAACAGGGAATGTCAGAGCAGGCGGATATTCAGTTGGAAAAAGAGCTTGAAG tAAATACCACAGAAAAATGGGAAATGGCTGAAGCGGACACCGACACGGAACAGAGAAAAAAAGACACAATGGCCGAAATCCAAAAACGCCAAGTAGAGCTGGTAGAAAGGGAGCAGAAAGTAGCACAGAGAGAGAACAAGGTGGCAGAGAGAGAAGCCGAGGTAGAGCAAAAGGAAAATCATATACCTGATATGAAGGCCGTAGCTGAGAAATGGGAGGTGATACAAGAAATATTGGATG gtaatttcattcatttatcgAAGAAAGAAATTAAAAGATTAAGGTTGGAAGAAAAGAGTATGAGTGACCTAAaccgtag aaTTTAG
- the LOC135842873 gene encoding bone marrow stromal antigen 2-like isoform X3 — MLFNCIKTIFDYSSRSRLQMKMSIQYAVLLVLFLVFRLGVNGAVAVGNRINDGLITEQGMSEQADIQLEKELEVNTTEKWEMAEADTDTEQRKKDTMAEIQKRQVELVEREQKVAQRENKVAEREAEVEQKENHIPDMKAVAEKWEVIQEILDDWDRWTN, encoded by the exons ATGTTATTTAACTGcattaaaaccatttttgattATTCTTCACGTTCACGTTTACAAATGAAAATGTCTATACAATATGCGGTATTATTGGTTTTATTCTTGGTTTTCCGCCTAGGAGTAAATG GTGCCGTAGCAGTAGGCAATAGAATAAATGATGGATTAATAACAGAACAGGGAATGTCAGAGCAGGCGGATATTCAGTTGGAAAAAGAGCTTGAAG tAAATACCACAGAAAAATGGGAAATGGCTGAAGCGGACACCGACACGGAACAGAGAAAAAAAGACACAATGGCCGAAATCCAAAAACGCCAAGTAGAGCTGGTAGAAAGGGAGCAGAAAGTAGCACAGAGAGAGAACAAGGTGGCAGAGAGAGAAGCCGAGGTAGAGCAAAAGGAAAATCATATACCTGATATGAAGGCCGTAGCTGAGAAATGGGAGGTGATACAAGAAATATTGGATG actgGGATCGCTGGACAAATTAG